In the Myxococcus fulvus genome, one interval contains:
- a CDS encoding metallophosphoesterase — protein MKSWRIAGSLALVAGLWACGGGAPVEPDETASSEAALDCAALNSPVYHRIRPSNGDSLYTLNANEATNAGTTYGYTEDRGVAFRASGIAGTGLSPVYRIYSPSRTEHFWTLDAAEKQQLVTQGGFTTDEGVGFFASATASPCLVPVYRYANDTLRKHRFAITAQERAALSAGGWVDQGIRFHVAPATTQPVDTKFTLVIVPDTQNEVVSNSTLIDHRMQWLADNQAALDIRFVGHTGDMANWDTPDHIQYVRAGNAFQKLDAAGIPYAIAIGNHDTAATCPGGSACPGNVNANLRNTTTFNTYFPPTRFTRLGGVFEAGKSDNSFHTFSAGGLNWLVLSLELWARTDAVTWARNVLAQHPNHNVIVLTHSHQNSGGGIEQGNGGYGNNSPQYVFDNALKLYPNVRFIFSGHVGTHAYRAVTGTQGNTIHQMLTAYHDGSSNPTRLIEIDTAANTFSSRVYLPYTNVEKTDGSKFTVTNVSWVR, from the coding sequence ATGAAGTCGTGGAGAATCGCGGGGTCGCTGGCGCTGGTGGCGGGACTGTGGGCGTGTGGTGGTGGTGCGCCCGTCGAGCCAGATGAGACAGCGTCCAGCGAGGCGGCGCTCGACTGCGCCGCGCTGAACTCGCCCGTGTATCACCGCATCCGGCCGAGCAATGGCGACAGCCTCTACACGCTGAACGCCAACGAGGCGACGAACGCGGGGACGACGTATGGCTACACGGAGGACCGGGGCGTGGCGTTCCGGGCCTCGGGAATCGCGGGGACGGGGCTGTCGCCCGTGTACCGCATCTACAGCCCGAGCCGGACCGAGCACTTCTGGACCCTCGACGCGGCGGAGAAGCAGCAGTTGGTGACGCAGGGAGGCTTCACCACCGACGAGGGCGTGGGCTTCTTCGCGTCGGCCACTGCCTCACCGTGCCTGGTCCCCGTCTACCGCTACGCGAACGACACGCTGCGGAAGCACCGCTTCGCCATCACCGCCCAGGAGCGCGCGGCCCTCAGCGCGGGGGGCTGGGTGGACCAGGGCATCCGCTTCCACGTGGCTCCGGCGACGACGCAGCCGGTGGACACGAAGTTCACGCTGGTCATCGTCCCGGACACCCAGAACGAGGTCGTCTCCAACTCCACGCTCATCGACCACCGCATGCAGTGGCTCGCGGACAACCAGGCCGCGCTGGACATCCGCTTCGTGGGCCACACGGGCGACATGGCCAACTGGGACACGCCGGACCACATCCAGTACGTCCGCGCGGGCAACGCCTTCCAGAAGCTGGACGCGGCGGGGATTCCCTACGCCATCGCCATCGGCAACCACGACACCGCGGCCACCTGTCCGGGCGGCAGCGCGTGTCCCGGCAACGTGAACGCCAACCTGCGCAACACCACCACGTTCAACACCTACTTCCCGCCGACGCGCTTCACCCGGCTGGGCGGCGTGTTCGAGGCGGGCAAGAGCGACAACTCCTTCCACACCTTCTCGGCGGGCGGGCTGAACTGGCTGGTGCTCAGCCTGGAGCTGTGGGCGCGCACCGACGCGGTGACGTGGGCCCGGAACGTGCTCGCGCAGCACCCGAACCACAACGTCATCGTGCTGACGCACTCGCACCAGAACAGCGGCGGCGGCATCGAGCAGGGCAACGGAGGCTACGGCAACAACAGCCCCCAGTACGTGTTCGACAACGCGCTCAAGCTGTACCCCAACGTGCGGTTCATCTTCTCCGGGCACGTGGGCACGCACGCCTACCGCGCGGTGACGGGGACGCAGGGCAACACCATCCACCAGATGCTGACCGCCTACCATGACGGGTCCTCGAACCCGACGCGGCTCATCGAAATCGACACCGCCGCGAACACCTTCTCGTCGCGCGTGTACCTGCCCTACACGAATGTCGAGAAGACGGACGGCTCGAAGTTCACCGTCACCAACGTGTCCTGGGTGCGCTGA